The Tumebacillus sp. BK434 genomic interval AAGGATACCGCAGTGGTTCGATGAACGAGCCTTTGAAGGCCAAGACGACCGTATGAAGCTGCAAGACATTTTGACCAAAGTGCAAGCGGGTGAGCTGTCGGTGCAAGAGGCGGAGGCAGCGATCCGCGGGTTTGAAGATATCGGGTTTGGCAAGGTGGACTATGCGCGGGAGTCGCGCACAGGCTATCCGGAAGTGATTTTTGGGCAAGGCAAGACGCCAGAGCAGGTGCAGGCGATTTTTGCCCGGCTGTATGAGAAGCACGGCAAAGTGATGGTCACCCGCGCCGACCGTGCGATGGCTGACCGGGTGATGGAGATCGTGCCGGACGCTGTGTATGACGAGATGTCGCGCCTGCTGACTGTCGGCAGCTGCGAGCGCCGCTTTTCCGGAAAGTTGGCCGTGCTCTCGGCAGGCACGGCCGATCTGCCGGTGGCGGAAGAAGCGGCTCAGACGGCAGAGTGGATGGGGAATGAAGTGGACCGGATCTATGATGTGGGCGTGGCCGGCATCGACCGTCTGCTCGCACAACGCGAGCGGATTCGGGAAGCGAGCGTGGTGATCGTCGTTGCGGGTATGGAAGGTGCGCTTGGCAGCGTGATCGGCGGCCTGGTGCGCCGCCCGGTGATCGCGGTTCCGACGAGTGTCGGCTACGGTGCTCATTTTGGCGGATTGACGCCGTTGCTCTCGATGCTGACGTCGTGCGCAGCGGGTGTGACCGTTGTTAACATCGATAACGGTTTCGGGGCGGCTTTTGCCGCTTCGATGATCCAGCAGGCGATTTTGGAGGGGTAAAGTCATGAGAACGTTGTATTTGGACTGCGTGTCAGGAATCAGCGGTGATATGCTGCTAGCGGCGCTCGTCGATGCGGGCGCCGATCTCGAGTACGTCAAGCGAGAACTGATGAAATTGCCGATCGACGACTTCGACATCTGGGTCGACACGGTGGACAAGCAAGGCATCACCGCGAAAAAACTGCAAATCCGCCTCCCCGAAGCGGGCCACGATCACAGTCATGATCACGGGCATAGTCACGATCATGGGCATAGTCACGATCATGGGCATAGTCATGATCATGGGCATAGTCACGATCATGGGCACAGTCATGATCATGGGCACAGTCATGATCATGGAGATCTGCATACGCACCACCATCATCATGAGCATCGCAAAGCGGCAACAATTCTTGAGATGATCCGGGAGAGCGAATTGCCGGAGCGGGTGAAAGCTCGCAGTCTGGCGATCTTTGAAGTTATCGCTGTAGCGGAGGGGAAGATCCATGGCATCGACCCTTCGGAAGTGCATTTTCATGAAGTTGGCGCGATGGACTCGATTATC includes:
- the larB gene encoding nickel pincer cofactor biosynthesis protein LarB, giving the protein MKLQDILTKVQAGELSVQEAEAAIRGFEDIGFGKVDYARESRTGYPEVIFGQGKTPEQVQAIFARLYEKHGKVMVTRADRAMADRVMEIVPDAVYDEMSRLLTVGSCERRFSGKLAVLSAGTADLPVAEEAAQTAEWMGNEVDRIYDVGVAGIDRLLAQRERIREASVVIVVAGMEGALGSVIGGLVRRPVIAVPTSVGYGAHFGGLTPLLSMLTSCAAGVTVVNIDNGFGAAFAASMIQQAILEG